The DNA window AATGATCGAAACGATAACCGTGAGGAATCTCCCCGATGAGTTTTCCGGCACGTTCGAAGCCAAGGGCGTCTTCAATGTGGTCACAATTAAATTCGTTCCCGTATCGGCCAATCAGACAAAATACATTTCAGAGCAGGAATTTCAGTTCAGCGGCATGATGAAAGCAATGGGATTTCTCATGCCCGGCGCGTTCAAAAAACAATCAATGAAATACCTGACCGCTTTTAAAAACTTTGCGGAAAACGAAAGCTCGAAATAAGAGCAGAGTAAAGAGTCCCTTACCGAAGATTGACTTCACCATGGCTAAGAAGAAACCAGCAATCTCACATGGATTTACTCGGATACACGATATTACCCTCCCCCTCTATTTTACCTTGACAAATTGGGCTTTTCTGCTATGTTTAGCTGGATTGATATCAGGGTGTACGCTTTACTTTTGTGCCCCCACTACTGCTATTTGTTACTTGTCACAGGTTACTGCTGTTGGTCTGTTGCTATGCTCAATTTGTCGCTATGAAGTGACAAGTCATAGCCCGCCGCCCGTGCTTGTGATGGACTTTACCACACACTTGGAGGTTGTCGCATGGATTTCTGCTCACGTTCCCTTGCATCGCGCGCGCTCACCACTCTGGGGATAAGCCTGATGCTCTCTTTTACACCAGCCCAAAGTTCTGCGCAGGGGTTTAATATGACCCAACTGGCGACTGTCCCGGGGGGACTTCGCTCGGTCTGGGGCTATACCGACAGTTTGGGCCGAGAATTCGCCTTGGCGTGCGCCGGTAATTCGCTTAAGATTGTCAATGTAACCGTCCCCGGATCGCCGGTAGTGGTGGCGACGGTTCCGACTGTCGGCAATGATTTAAAAGAAGTAAAAACATATCTCCATTACGCTTATGTAGTTAACCAAGCCGGAGCAATGCAAATAGTAGAACTGGGATGGCTTCCAGATTCAGCCAAAACTGTCGCGACATTCTCATCGCCGACTGTTCCCGGCCAGCATGCAATCTGGATAGACAGCTCGTATGTTTATCTCGGTATGAACGGAGCCGGACTGCGCGACTATCGAATTCTTGACCTTGCAAATCCGGTTGCTCCTGTGGAACTCAGCGGAACACCTCATCCCACTGCGGCTTGTGGCGCCTTTGCCGACGCCCATGATTCGTATGTTGTTGGGAATTTGGCCTTTGTTGCCAATCTGAGTTCGGGCTTTATGTCTGTTGATGTTACAAATCGGTCAGCCCCGGTAATTCTTGGGAAGGCCCTCTATAACGGCGCTTTCACGCATAGCATGCGGACATCGGCCGACGGTCAATATCTGTTCACTACCGATGAAACCAACGATGGCCATCTCCGTGTTTGGGATGTTTCGGATCCGGCAAACATGGTTCAGGTAGCTGAATATCCAAAGCCGGGAGCTATAATCCACAATGTTTTCCTTGCTGACCCATGGCTCTACGCTTCTTATTATGCAGACGGCGTGAGAATATTCGACGTTTCGGATCCGCTCACTCCTGTAATCGTCGGACAGTACGATACTTACCTCCAAGGTTCTGGCAATACATTCAACGGCTGTTGGGATGTCTATCCCTATTTTGCTTCGGGAACCATTGTCACGTCGGATATTACCAATGGTTTGGCGGTGTTAACATTCAATGATACCCGGGCTGGCTATCTTGAAGGTACCATAACCGACGCCCCGACCGGCGATCCGGTTCCAAATGCGACAATCAACTGGACGGATCCGGCCTCTGGCGCGAACAACACCGCAACAACTGCGGCTGATGGAACATACCGTCTCGGAGTACCGTCAAACTCCATTAATATTACGGTTGCAAGATCGGGTTATGCCAATAACATCCAGGTCTTTACTCCCGCTTCTATAGTGGTAACGACTCATTCCGTCGCGCTCAATAGAAGCAGTGGCGGACGTCTGGGGGGCACAGTCTCCAACCTCAATGCAAATTCTTCAAAACTTCCCGAGCTACGGGTATTTCCGAACAATCCTGGGATAATTTCGACTGACAATGCCGGCGCGTATGCCTTCGCCAATATGCCGAGCACAAATTATGTGATTTATGCCGGTCAATGGGGACGGAAGAACGTGATAGACACAGTCCCTGTTCCAGTTGGGTCGCTTACCACCCTTCCGATAACTCTTACGTCCGGTTATGAAGACAATTTCGAGCTAAACCTTGGATGGACAACAACCTCACCTGGTGATTCAGCGGCGTCTGGACGCTGGGAACGGGTAAACCCCAATGGAACCATAACCGGAGCATTCCCGGTCCAGCCCGAAAATGACGCCGGAGGCGGGGCTGACTCGCTCTGTTTTATAACTGCCCAAGCATTAGTTGGGGGATCGATTGGTTCAACCGACGTCGATAACGGCCAGACAACACTCACCACACCATCAATGGATATGTCGACAAGCGGTGACCCACAGGTATCATACGACCGGTGGTATACCAATAATCGTGGCGGCAATCCCAACCTGGACGCTTGGGTTGTTCAAATTTCAAACGACTCCGGTTTAAGCTGGGTGACGCTTGAAAACACCTCCGTCTCAAACGCAACCTGGGTCAGTCAAACATTCAGAGTTCTTGACTTTGTGACGCTGACAAATAAAGTGCTGGTCAGGTTTGTGGCATCCGATGACTGCCTTGGCTCCATAGTTGAAGCGGGTGTGGATAACTTCAAGGTCGTAGATCTTGCGCCGCCGACATGTTGTGTCGGCAATTCCGGAAATACGGATAACGACCTCGGCGATGTGGTTGATATTTCAGATATTACGGCTTTGATTGACCATCTTTTCATCTCCTTGGCACCGTTGTTCTGTCCCGAAGAGGGGAATATTGATGGTGATCTGGGTGCAGTTGTCGACATCTCAGATCTGACGGCCCTTATCGATCATTTGTTCATTAGTCTGGCTCCGACAGCGCCCTGTCAGTAAAGGCCTGAATATAGTGTCGGTCCGCCGACGCCACAGGGGAATATGCCCCCCCTCTCCCACGGGTACAAGATTAAAGAGAAGATGGATTCTCCGCCGTGGCGGACTGGAATGACACTACAATGAGTCGTTGCGAGGAGCGTCTTCCCAGACGCGACCTTCCACGGGCGGGCAGGCTGCGGCGGACGGCAATCTCAGTTCGTCTTCATCTGGCATGGCCGGGAAAGCCTCGTGCACCAACTCTCCCATGAATAGAATGGCGAAAAAGAGCCAACTTTCGAACAATAGGACTTTTCTAACAGTTCTGCCTCCCACACTCAAGAAGATTATCATTGACAAAAACAAGGTTTAGGTTTACGTTATTGGTGATAGATAGGTTGGTGCCAGTTTACGTTTCGCCAATACCTCTCCGACTTTCGCTTCGTAAACTGTCCCGAACATAAAACACATTCATTCAATTCGTTTGCTCTTTTTTGAGCAGGCAGCGTATCTTTTTCTTTAGTGCCGCCGGGTAATTGTCTGCCTGTGTGTATAGTTGAGAATTTTATTGGATGCGATAATTGAGACGAGAGTCTGTGACTCAGACTCGAAAAAGGATGATACAGTTTTCGGTTCGTCTGAGTGCGAACAGAATAAAGGAGGTAACGACAGGGTAAAGAGTAATGGCGCAGCAGATTATAGGATTGTAACGAAGGTTGTCTGTTGCTGATTTAGTAAT is part of the Candidatus Zixiibacteriota bacterium genome and encodes:
- a CDS encoding SRPBCC family protein, with the translated sequence MKYSVNIDINLPRERVVELFDNPDNLKKWMEGLLSFEHLSGVPGKPGAKSRLKFQMGNREIEMIETITVRNLPDEFSGTFEAKGVFNVVTIKFVPVSANQTKYISEQEFQFSGMMKAMGFLMPGAFKKQSMKYLTAFKNFAENESSK
- a CDS encoding choice-of-anchor B family protein, which encodes MDFCSRSLASRALTTLGISLMLSFTPAQSSAQGFNMTQLATVPGGLRSVWGYTDSLGREFALACAGNSLKIVNVTVPGSPVVVATVPTVGNDLKEVKTYLHYAYVVNQAGAMQIVELGWLPDSAKTVATFSSPTVPGQHAIWIDSSYVYLGMNGAGLRDYRILDLANPVAPVELSGTPHPTAACGAFADAHDSYVVGNLAFVANLSSGFMSVDVTNRSAPVILGKALYNGAFTHSMRTSADGQYLFTTDETNDGHLRVWDVSDPANMVQVAEYPKPGAIIHNVFLADPWLYASYYADGVRIFDVSDPLTPVIVGQYDTYLQGSGNTFNGCWDVYPYFASGTIVTSDITNGLAVLTFNDTRAGYLEGTITDAPTGDPVPNATINWTDPASGANNTATTAADGTYRLGVPSNSINITVARSGYANNIQVFTPASIVVTTHSVALNRSSGGRLGGTVSNLNANSSKLPELRVFPNNPGIISTDNAGAYAFANMPSTNYVIYAGQWGRKNVIDTVPVPVGSLTTLPITLTSGYEDNFELNLGWTTTSPGDSAASGRWERVNPNGTITGAFPVQPENDAGGGADSLCFITAQALVGGSIGSTDVDNGQTTLTTPSMDMSTSGDPQVSYDRWYTNNRGGNPNLDAWVVQISNDSGLSWVTLENTSVSNATWVSQTFRVLDFVTLTNKVLVRFVASDDCLGSIVEAGVDNFKVVDLAPPTCCVGNSGNTDNDLGDVVDISDITALIDHLFISLAPLFCPEEGNIDGDLGAVVDISDLTALIDHLFISLAPTAPCQ